CTTGCAGCCAGAGCTTATCAGAAACAGGAAGGCACACGGTTCACCCCAAGCCAGTTCAACTCCCCAGCAAGAGCGagggagaaacaggagggagacaCAGAAGCCCCACGGCCTTGTTTCCAGGGAACAAGGCCACAGTCCCCAGATCTGGAGAGTGCTGTACAGGAAGAAGCGCCTCTTCTGTGTGCAGGACACTCATGCTTCACTGGTCCTGGAAAAACTTGAGCCCTTGTTTTGGATTTAGTGGACTGAGTGGCATGCATGTTCCCcagcctctctctttcctctgtctttctccttaaGCTCAGGCGACCGCTTGCATGTAAGCTGTGCTGGCCTTTGGCAGCGCTCCTGTCACAGCTTGCCTCTGCATTCAGCATGGCAGGCCCTTTCCAAACCTTAATGGGGTTACTTTCTTCCTCATTATGAACTAAAGAGTATGGTCCGGGCACAAGAAGGGACTTCCACACTCCCTGCGATGTCCTGGCTCTAAGGAATAGATCCTAGGAAGTGTAAATTAGCTTCAAGAAGTTGAAGCTCTAAGTAACTTATGGCCTCCCTTTTCAATGAGAACAAAAACGTgtctttccaagaaaaaaaaaattaaaagggccATTTCAAGGAGTGTACATAATGAAACACGAAGATTTGATGGCCTGTGGCTCCATTTTACATCCTGAGCAGGAACTGGCCTTCAACGGGGACCCTTGTTTCCATGAAGGGATTTGCCTGCATTCATTCTAAAATGAATTTAATTGTTGTAATGTCCCTCTACCAGAAAGATAAGTGCCTGAATCATAAGACACTGCATATCcatttattgtttttcaaaaggGATCCCCCCATTCTTAAAATACCAATGAGGTAGGGAAAAACCATGCCAGTCAGGTAGAGTTCTGAGGAATGTGGGAgtcatctgtctctgtcagcaGGCAGGTGCTATAAGATGCTCTGCAGCCTTGCAGCCAGCTCTTCCGCAGCTGCTGGCTACCCAGGCAGGGcaaagtgttccctggggctgaGCGGGGAGCCCAGAGCTACTTCTCCGTAGGTTTGTTTCTTTCCTGCGACTGCATTAGATTTCTTCACTACATATCCTTTCATTTGTTCTTAAAATAGACTCCTCCAGCTGGTTCTATTTTGATCTAAAGAATAGAGCAGAATTGTGTGTGTACCTAAATATCACACCTAAAATGACATTGGTAGCACTTGTCTAACCCTAACCTGCACAGCAATGGAGATCTTAAGACAGTTTAATTACTTGCTACTAGTAGGGCTTTAGTTACTTGATAATTGGCCATTTCCTAAATGTCATCAGAAACAGGAGAAACCATAGATGCTAAGTTATTCACTTGGACGAGGGTAGCAAATGAACTTGCTCCAACATATGTAAGTTAAAAGGGAGGTCTAAATATGCATCGATACTGCTTTGTCTCTGAAAACTTGGGGTAATATTGCTATACCCAAACTATTTTATGAGTAGGCAATCTGACATATATACTTTCATATGTAAGATCAGTTCTGGATCTGGCCAAgcaagttttaaataaatattatcatgATAAATCATTAAAGCTGACTGTATGCAAATGCTAGTAACATTTTTGTAAGGCATTTGCATATAACTTCTGGTATCATCAAGAGAAGAATAActcctcattttgtttttagaaggaGGCTTTGTGAAGGTGCTAATTTAATCATCAGGAAACCCTGAGGAGTAGGACTGTCACAGTTCTTTATATAACGGAAACGGAATTACCTGGAAAGGGGCAATCTCTGACTGAGGCCTGCCTCCACCAGACCCACTGTAGGGAGGTCTATCGgacattttattgattgatggTTTATGTTGGAGgaccagcccactgtgggcagcgtCATCCTCTAGCAGGTGGgtctgagctgtataagaaatgaagggtccccaatggaggatttagagaaaggactgaaggagctgaaggggtttgcaaccccataggaggaacaacaatatcaaccaaccagagttctaaaccaccaaccaaggagtacacatggagaaacccatgACTCCagatgtatatgtagcagaggatggccttgttgggcatcaatgggagaagaggtccttggtcccgtgaaggctagatgctccagtgtaggggaattcaagggcagagaggcgggagtgggtgggtgggtgggggtacaCCCTCagaaaagcaggaggaggggaggataggatagagggtttctgggggGGGGCAGAATCAGGAAaagggataccatttgaaatgtaaataaaatatccaataaataaataagaaagaaagaaagaaagaaagaaagaaagaaagaaagaaagaaagaaagaaaggtagctgagcaagccagaggaagcaagccaataaacagagtccctccatggcctccgcttcagttcctgccttaacttcctgccctgacttccctcacaAAGGCTTGTGgcctgtaagatgaaataaactctttcttcccaaaGTTGCTTTCCATCAGTGTTTTATCcaagcaacaaaaagcaaacaaagacagAGGTTGGTACTGAGGATGGGGTAAAAACCCACACAGGCATAAAGGACTTACTCCCAGTTAAAAATTAAGGAGATGATGTCTAGAAAAGCTAAAAGTTTGTGCTGCGTCACATAGACAGTCAGCTGCAGAGTCAAGAATTTCATCCACGCTAGCTCTTTCAAACCTCTGGGCCCTTACTCGGCTGCTCCCATGGCTCCAGTTCACATCTGCTAGCCTGCCTTCCACAGTTCTGCTTCCTTCCTTACCACCCAGTGTTCCCTCGACCTCCTGAGTTCTCTAGCTGTAGGCTGGAGCTATTGAGGGATGAAGATACTGGTAGGGTTGCACGTGCCCTGGACATATGCAGACATTGTTCTGATAATTATCCCCCAAGCAGACAGCACTGTACTACTTCACCATGTGTTATGCACACCATGCTAAGTTCAATAAATGATCTGGAGATAGTTTAAAGTACTGAGAATAATATGCACAGATTGCATGTAGACAGTTTGTCATTTTCATATAGGAATCATGGTTCACAGCAGGGTTTTGTATCCATAGGGTGCCCTAGAAACAGGGAGTCCCTGGAAACTGCCTCAGTTTTACTTCCTGCTGCTATATTAAAATAGCCTGTCAAAAACAACTTAGGGGGATTCTGGAGAGCTGGTTGGTTCAGAAGTTAAAATagcttactgctcttacagaggacccagttcccagcatccaagtcAGGCAGTCACAATTACGTGTAGCTCTTCTAGCTCTGTGGAGTCTGAGTccttcccaacacacatacatgcacataaatctTTTATGTGGGAAACAATTAAatgaagaaagggcttattttaacTCAAAATTGGATCCCAGTTCGTCATGGGGAGGAAGTCAcagagacaggagcctgatacagccgGTTCCATCACATCTATACTGGAGAAGCAGAGCCTGGAATACATGGCTGCTTAGCCCACTCTCTACTCTTGGGAGAGGCAGTCAGCTTTAGAGCCAGGATCCCCTGACTCCTGAGTTCCACTTACAGCGCATggttcctcctacctcagctgAAGGAATCATAAAAATCTACCATAGACACACCCACTAGCCACTTGATCCAGACAATCCCTCACTGAAACTCTTCTCTCCACGTGATTTTAGATGATGCTGAATTGACGATTAAAACTAACTGAAACATCAAGGGACAACTGTATATTTAGTCTTATTGCACATGGTAATAGATTATAGTTATCGCATGTGGTAGGAGATTAACACCAAACTGTAACAAAAGGATTCTGCTCTGGCCTTTTCTACTTTCTTGACATCATACCACAAAGGTTGTAAGTCacatctttctttgttatttctttaggTGGTCCAAAGATGGATGCCATTCACATTGGCATGTCCAGTGCTCCACTGGTGAAGCATACCAATGGAGTTGGACTCAAGGCCCACCGACCCCGAGTCATGTCGAAGAGTGGACACAGCAATGTGAGAATTGATAAGGTAGATGGAATCTATTTGCTCTACCTCCAGGACTTGTGGACAACCGTCATTGACATGAAGTGGCGATATAAGCTCACCCTATTTGCTGCCACCTTTGTGATGACCTGGTTTCTGTTTGGTGTGGTCTACTACGCCATAGCTTTTATCCATGGTGACTTAGAACTTGGGGAATCTAATTCTAACCATACACCCTGCATTATGAAAGTAGATTCTCTCACAGGAGCATTCCTCTTTTCCTTGGAATCACAGACTACTATTGGCTATGGGGTCCGTTCCATCACAGAGGAGTGTCCCCATGCTATCTTCCTCTTGGTTGCCCAACTGGTCATCACCACCTTGATTGAGATCTTCATTACAGGGACCTTCCTGGCCAAAATTGCAAGACCCAAAAAGCGAGCTGAGACCATTAAGTTCAGCCACTGTGCAGTCATCAGCAAGCAGAATGGAAAGCTGTGTCTGGTCATCCAGGTGGCCAACATGAGGAAGAGTCTCTTGATTCAGTGCCAACTCTCTGGAAAACTTCTGCAGACACATGTCACCAAAGAGGGAGAGCGAATTCTCCTCAACCAGGCCACTGTCAAATTCCACGTGGATTCCTCTTCCGAGAGTCCCTTCCTCATCCTGCCCATGACCTTCTACCACGTGTTGGATGAGACAAGCCCTCTGCGGGACCTCACACCCCAGAACCTAAAGGAAAAGGAGTTTGAACTGGTGGTGCTTCTCAATGCCACTGTGGAATCCACCAGCGCAGTCTGCCAGAGCCGAACATCTTACATCCCAGAGGAGATCTACTGGGGCTTTGAGTTTGTGCCTGTGGTTTCTCTCTCCAAAAATGGAAAGTATGTGGCTGATTTCAGTCAGTTCGAGCAGATCCGGAAGAGCCCGGATTGTACCTTCTACTGTGCGGACTCTGAGAAACAGAAGCTTGAAGAGCAGTACAGGCAAGAGGACCAGAGGGAGCGTGAGCTGAGGAGCCTTCTGCTGCAGCAGAGCAACGTCTAGCCCTGGCCGGCCGGCCTCTGGGCATCTCCTAGCCAGGGCTCCTCTCAAAAGCAAAGGCTGCCATGGACATAACAGGTGGCCCCGCTACCAAACCACACAAGCATTCATGGCCACCTTCCCCTTTGTTCTGGTGGCTGAACAAGCATTTCTGAATATAAAAGGACGTCTTCAGAGTGCCTGGTCAGAGGTGAACACTCACATTCAGATTTCCCCCTAAAATGGAGCTATATATTGAAGAACGGAGTGTAGGGAGATGGAGAGGACTCCCATTGGAGGACATACACAGCAATGCTGACAGTGGATGGCATGTATGTCTATTCAAGAACATCTGCTTATAATGCAAAGTATTTATTTAACCCACCTGAGGTCTGAGGCATAATTCGCTATTTGCTCATAGCTCTGCTTAGGAACGCACTCCTCATTTCAAGTACATACATTTTTACTTGTAATGATTGTTATCAGGTGATGATCAAAAAATGTTGGGGAAGCAGGGACTTAACGCTTGCAGAATACAgcccttttatttttacattcttccATAGACTTTAATTGTGTGGAGTGGACATATCAAATCAGGAATCAAGAGTTCAGAAAATATGTCCATCTCTTGATTCTATGGTCCCCACCACTTCTGGAGGAAGCATGTACTACCCTcgttttcctttaaaatgtcctTCACAGACAAGCCAAATAGCATCATTTAAGGACATATTGGCAACACACGCAATCAGGTTTCAGTCAGGCTTACAGAAGCACCCCTGTTGCAGGCTCTGAGTAATGTTTTCACTGTCATTTGTCTAGATCCACATAGACAAAAGAGTGTTtgttctatgtctgtgtgtcctcCAGGTCTGCCGACTGTCTGTTGGTGTTATCAGTCAACACATCCATCTCTCAGCTAGTTCAGCTTTTCCCTGGGAACACACCTTGGCCACAAAGAAATTGCACAGAGTTACTAATGTCTTAAGAATGAGACAGTTCCCTGAAAGTTGTGACTGTCACAGTTCAGTTAATTCATGGACTGAAGACtacagacaaaagaaaactgaaactgTGTCACGAATAGGAAGTCTGCATGGATACTGCAGTTTGCAGCTCGTGTCACAGAAGAGGAGCCAAGGGAGAGAGGTGTCTGTGAACAGGAGGCTCCCTTGTGCAAGAGCCTAGAGCAAATGCGTAGTACAGCTCAGTGATACAGGGGTAACATTTTGCTTCTAAAATAATGTAGGGGTATAATGCCTGCTTTTCCTTGGGAAAGAGAACAAGTGGGCTAGGATTGGCTGAATAGATAAATGCTGTGTGCTCATTTTATCAGGACAAACTAGAAATTCACTCAAGTGCCATGCGACCATGAAGgtgcaggcaacacacacacacacacacacacacacacacacacccctcatacAATATGCCAGTGTGCTCTGGCTCTGCAAACACAATACCAGGcatgtgaggtcagaggtcacactAAGAAAGTCTACCACACTGTCCTCATGTTCATctgattctttaagaaaatgaacaCTTGGGCCCAGAGAAGCTGGGGAGGCTTTAGCTGGATCTAGCTGCTAGTGTGAACTACTGCACACCTAGTCAGAACCTCATGGGACCACATTTGCAAGTGTCTTtcctttaaacaacaacaaaatgtggaaataaaatctttgggTTGGAACCGACCTAATGTAGTGAGAGTCTGAGACCCACAGAGGAAAAGTTTGCAGAAAAATTTCTATTATGGAAGAtttagagctggagaaatggcttggtgggtaagggCACCAGTTCAAATGCCTACCACCCTTGTAAAATGCCAGGGAGGAGTTCACAAGCATGTAACTACAGTACTGTGGGGAGCTGAGACAGGGGGAGCACTGGGGCTTACTGGGTaccagagagctccaggctcagtaagtgaccctgtctcaggagaatAAGGCAGATAAAAGACAATGACCTACTCCTCTAGCCTCCAGGCACATGCATGCTCTCCCTACCCACACACCAatctctgtctgactgtctgtctgtctgtctgtctgtccctctctctctcatacatatacacacatgcacacacacacacacacacacacacagagagagagagagagagagagagagagagagagagagagagagagagagagagaggttaaatcattcaagagattttttttctgttccttcctGACTTCATGGCAGGCTGCGTTAGTTTTCCCCTTTTTTCCAACTGTTAGATGTTTGCTTGTTCAGACATTAGTCCCTTTCGCTATTAATCCTGTGTATTTGTGTCATATATTACAGTAGAATCAACAGGAAAAAACATGCTGCAAGGGTGTTTGTGGTAGCTTTCCTATTGTATTTTGAAATCCCTTACCCAAATCCACCTTGGTGACCATCTGAGTCTGATTAGTTCTCGTAACTCAGCTTGCTTCTGGTGTATACGGTACAATGACAACATGGCAGTCTCAAAATCGTCGTGTATAACCACTGAGCATGCTATATTCATCCAGATTTGGAATATCTGATCATTTGAAATTTTTTGTAATACACACAAGTATATGCAGTGCCTTCAAAACCAATGTATGGGCCAAGTGTGCtggtacacacctgtgatcctagcacatGGGGATGGAGGTACCAGGgtcaggggttcaaggccagcctcaatgACATAATATCTCCACTACACGAGCCCCTCTAACAAAATACATAATGTTTAGGTCAATAAATCATATTGTAACATAATATTTAGTAAGTAATTCTATAGTTCATAATCACATATTCTCATGTAAATGGACTGGTAGAAGAGTTAAGTAATAAATGTACTGAGTGTTATTTAGACAGCTGCCTGATGGAAACAGATTCTAAAGAGTCATTAAACAAGGGAGTGCGTAACATGAAGAAAGCCAATACAGTCACCTCTCGATGACTCTGCAAAATGGTTCTTCATGTGGGAGACCATGGCAGCAGATCCATATATACGACAAGCCATGTCTTCTGCCTTGCTGCCTGTGGCCACAGACAAAGGAGAGATGCACCCTCTGACCTGGCAGTGAGCTGCTTTGGGTTGAGGGTGGGAGCTAAACATtagttctctgctttctttttcatggGGAAATTAACAGTTAAGTTTTtgaatatctaaaaataaatgcatagtggtgaggaaaataatatttattagcGGATCAAATATTTAGATAAGTGTAAACACCTGTTATGTTTGATCTTTAATTGAATTAAATTTCTACTTTGAATTGGAAATGGTTTTGACGTCATTGAAGTGTAAAATtaggttatatattttttaaaggtcacTTACTCTAGTGTGGAGAGACCTTTCTATTCTAATGTAATTCTCTCTCAATTAGTTCTTTGTAATCCTTGGGAAGAGGACATGTCAGCGTAGATAGAAAGAATGGaaccagggagagaaagaagaaggaaagaggaacaaATGGgaggggtggtgggggaggggagccaggGCCTCTGCCAGCCGCTCACCACAGGCTCAGTGTAGGTGTTGACTCTGCCTACTGACTGGGGCCTGTCATGAAGGCCTCACCATGcatggtttatttttcttcctattgcCTATATAGTGTTTGAAAGAGTTGCTTCCGACAAAGGCTGGCTCAGCCTAGTTTGCTCtgatatttttaaacttaagCTACTCTGTCTCAAGTCTTGGTTTCCACTTCCAATGCTGCTCACTTGTGAGACTAAGTCAGGCCATGAGGTAAGTGACTTCCTCGTGAGGATATAGAGCTTCCCGTTTCCCTTCAGAACACTGTGTCCTGTGTGGCCATCACATTGACCTTATTGCATGTTAAATGTCCCCTGATCTTTAAGCTTATGGCTAGCAATGGGTGATTACCCCCTCAGAGTAATGACGTGCTCACAGCTCTGAGGTCTCCAGAGCTGCAGCAAAACGACAGAGGCTGGAACTTGCTGGGATTTTAAAGGAACCGGAGACATGGCCTTTGGCTTCAGAGTAAGAAAGAGTCAGGAACGTATGAAAAACACACTGGGGTGGCTGCGGAGATGACTCAGCAAAGTGCTGCACTGGTAGTATGAGAAGCCAAGGTCCCTCCCATAACTCACTTatgaaaagccagacatggtagcctGAGTTTGCAGTCCTACAAGTGGAGAGGTTGAGGTGGACAAATCTCTAGAGCTCACTGGTCGGCCAGCCTAGCTGACTTGGCAAGTTCCTGGCCAATGAGAGTCCTGTCTCAAAGAGCAAGGGGCAACTCTGAACTCAAGTTACTGTCTTCAGGTGCACACCAAAATGGTTGTCTGCTGTTAGGTTACAGCAAGCTGCCATCCTACCTTTCTGAATTCCAGAGTTTCCTAGAAATGCCAATGAATGTAGTTCAGGTTCTTCTTCCAAAGCTTTGCCACTAAGTATGCCATAGAAGAAGCAGAGGGGCTTTGTCGGGTAGCcaatgggagcagatgcagggacccacagccaaactcGAGGTGGAGCTCTGGAAACCCTGAAGCAGTGGgtgaggaaggattgtaggagccagagaggttgaGGTCACCATGAGAACACCTcccacagaatcaattaagcagggctcatagTCACTCACGGATGCTGAAGTGATTATTGGAAAGCCTTATGGGTCTGACCTATGTCCTCTGAGTATCTGTTATGAttgtatagcttggtgttcttgtgggactcctgtAGGGGGAGGTGCGGATCCCCtgattggttcttgattgtgtcaataaagaAGGTAAATGACAATTGCTGAGTGAAGGGTAGAGGGTAAAGGTAGGATTTCTGGGTCCCAAGAGGAAGAGACTggatgagagaaggagagaggctcTTTCAGCCAAGCTTTGGAACGAGAAGCACGAACAACCATGTAAGATCTTGGGATAGCTAGAACTGGCAGCCTCCAACCTGGCTGGAGGCTGGCTGATATAGACCCGCTGATATGGGTTAGCTGATAAGATTAGGGAAAGAGATTTCAGCACCCAGCAGTTGTGCaatctggctagttttaaaataataaagctgtctagtgtttttcttcctcagagctaaggcaggcaggagaaagagagaagatggggTGGTTGATGGCAGCTTGACGAAGCTAGCCCTGAGGAAGGGGTAGCCGTGGAGCATGGACAGCAGTTCCAGGCTTTCCTGGGTTGAGGGTTGGTTGCCATAGATCCAATCCGGAGCTAAGCCAGGAGCTACACGAAACAGACCCCTGAACAGTGGGAGTCTCTAATGCttctgcctgcttttgggactcttttcctcctactgagctGTCTCATCCACCCtcgatatgagggtttgtgccttgtcttattgtaatGTGTAATGTTCTtcggttgatatccctgggagagcTGCTTCTTTGAAGGGACATGGAGGAGTGGagctggaggagagggagggtagggggcactgggaggagtggagagaggggaaactgaggtcaggaTGCAATGTgtgagaaaggaataaaaaaggaaaagcagcagcagctgaggtGAAAGCTAAGCTTCAGCCATGTACCCTGTTCCCTCATCTGCGGCACCCAGCTTCGCTCCATTTCCTTGGCACCAAACAGGCAAATCGTTCACCCAGTCTAAACCTGACCTGTGAACTTCTGCTTTCAAATTCTTATGCTCTAGAAATAAGGGAGGCAATGAACTGGGGGGTTGATAGTCAGTTACTAAAACTACATGATTGGAAAGTCGGAGCATGTAACAGATACTTGAATATAATAGCCCTCCGATGAGGCTGGCAGTGTTGCTCAGTGGTGCAGCATGGGCCTGGCTTACacaagtcctgggtttgatccccagtgccATAATAGAAAATTAACAATTAAGAATGTCACAGGAAAGTGAATGCAGTATTATCCCAGAACACTTAACACTATAGGGTCAGGGAGCCATGTGGACTGGATGTCTTTTCCTATGTCCTAtatctttggggttttttgcttGTCCTATGTCTGGTTTTTGTTCTGGGTCCTGTGAGGATGCCTTTAAAGTGTTGTATTCAGCAGTTTTTCATTCATAACCAAACAGCCAAGTCAGCCTTAACATTTTTTGAAGgttaggggatggagagatggctcagatgtcaAGAGCACTTACTGATCCTTGTAAGACGTGGGGagaggacatgagtttggttcccagctcccacatggcagctcacaaccatctgcaactctaaCTCTCTGAGAGCTAGTGCCCTCTGGACtcagtgaagaccagcattaATGTGCACACAGCCCctacatctacacacatacacatagacaaaaccTCCAGGTGTAACTGGACATTTTATCTAATCTTGCAAGCTTATAGAGAACATTGACACAGCCTGAGCTAGACTCATTTCTAAAGGGGATATGAATGTATGTCACTTTCCTGGAAGTGAGAGCATTCACACAGCTACTACCACAGAAATGGGTAATCAAAAAACATGTTTTCCTGGCCTGTTCAGTTAGCAAAAGTGCATTTCAGCAGAGTGTGGAGCCATTTATGCTGTCCTAGTCAGTGTGGGACCTGCTTAGGTGGGAAAAGCCTTTCTAGGTTATAGCCCTAAGTCAGGAGTGCCAAGGCACCCTCTCCCAGGTGTGAAGAAGCCAGACTCTGTGACCCGGACATGAATGAGGCTGATATTTCTAGGCTGGCCACTATCACTGGAGATGCACAAAAGAAGAGCTGGCCTTCACCCGCCAAGAATAAAGATGTCACAGTATAACCCATTTATTCGTAAGGTAattaaaaatttcattaaaaCTTGAAACATGGGGTTATCTTAAAATCCTGTAACCAATTTTCCTGTTTAACTGCTTCCTCTATATGATATGGCcctgaactatccctgcatccttATTCTGGGTCAAATTTCATTTATTACCCTTGTTTCCCCATGCCTAGTGACATCTAATCtggtcccctcccccaaaatgtacacataaataaaagaacacactCAGAGCCAGTCTCCAAAGGATCAAGCATGGATGACAATGCTCCCGGTCCCTAACAAGCAAACTACCAGAAGTTGCTGTCTATGAACTGAAAATGCGTATCACCTCTTAGCTTAGTGATACAACAAGGAGAGGATACACATTTATCTCATATTGTGGAGAGGCACAGAGCTGCCCTGAGGGCTGGAGGGACGGAAGCACAGCAGCTTTGAGATCCCGTGGAGTTTAACTCTGTTCTTCTATCTACTGAGGAGTGAGGATGTTGTACCAAACTGAACTGTTACAGGAAGCATGACTGGNNNNNNNNNNNgctgtgtgtgtgcagacagagTGTTACATAGGACATAGGAAGCTGTGTGTGCAGACAGTGTTACATAGCAGGCAGGAGTGAAGGCAGGATGATGGCCAGCCAGTGCTATTTTTGAGAGATTATTTCTGTAGGCTCTTGAGGAAGCCTAAGGTACAAAAGGACACTGGTACACAGAATCATAATCCAAAAGGATACACTGCAGGAAACAGCTTAGTAAAATTCACAAGGAAGTAATGGGGACCCAATCCCAAAGAATACTCTTGAGTTTAGGAGCCAGCAGCTCACTACTTAGGACAACCGTCTCTCAAATCATCATCACCAGCTCCTTACTTTCTGTAGAAAGACAACTGACTCTTTGCACTAGATGAGTGGTCCTGCTTGTTGTATTTTATagaaagataaggagagagaatatgttctatggaggtgtggtgagggtGTGGGACGGGGGTGCCCCTGTAGGCCCGTGTTGAGGCATCCTttcccctgagagaccagccacaggatagtatagtatagaacagtttgttcagggcatggggaggggagttgaaagggtagtagagacagtgaaaggggtggggggaagagagagagagagagagagagagagagagagacagagagacagagagacagagagacagagagagtaagagaggagagagagagaggagagaggcgtaaaggctggccatgagcatgtggagagagagtggtgaggggaatggggagagagaggaaaggggcaaAAGGACAGAGCcaaaaaggcaagagagagcagaggggcaagcagccccttttgtagTGAGTCAGACACACCTGGCCCTTGCTAGgcaactgtggggcggagcttagacagaatgctagcATTGCATTCCTGATCCTCACCTACTCTGATGCTGGTATTCGTTGTAGCAGGATAGTGATGCTGGTTTCTCAAACTTGGGCCATTGTTTGGTGCAGGATTGAactaccacatgtgtgcatgttacTCATGAGCCCAACCACATAACAGAATGTCAACTTCAACTGTCTCTTCTAACACTCTATgaatccatttctctttctcaagACTTCTCACCAC
This genomic window from Mastomys coucha isolate ucsf_1 unplaced genomic scaffold, UCSF_Mcou_1 pScaffold12, whole genome shotgun sequence contains:
- the Kcnj15 gene encoding ATP-sensitive inward rectifier potassium channel 15 isoform X1; amino-acid sequence: MVARWVKGSEDVPLALQKIPDLQSGPKMDAIHIGMSSAPLVKHTNGVGLKAHRPRVMSKSGHSNVRIDKVDGIYLLYLQDLWTTVIDMKWRYKLTLFAATFVMTWFLFGVVYYAIAFIHGDLELGESNSNHTPCIMKVDSLTGAFLFSLESQTTIGYGVRSITEECPHAIFLLVAQLVITTLIEIFITGTFLAKIARPKKRAETIKFSHCAVISKQNGKLCLVIQVANMRKSLLIQCQLSGKLLQTHVTKEGERILLNQATVKFHVDSSSESPFLILPMTFYHVLDETSPLRDLTPQNLKEKEFELVVLLNATVESTSAVCQSRTSYIPEEIYWGFEFVPVVSLSKNGKYVADFSQFEQIRKSPDCTFYCADSEKQKLEEQYRQEDQRERELRSLLLQQSNV
- the Kcnj15 gene encoding ATP-sensitive inward rectifier potassium channel 15 isoform X2, which gives rise to MLEMLLKNLTSKGGPKMDAIHIGMSSAPLVKHTNGVGLKAHRPRVMSKSGHSNVRIDKVDGIYLLYLQDLWTTVIDMKWRYKLTLFAATFVMTWFLFGVVYYAIAFIHGDLELGESNSNHTPCIMKVDSLTGAFLFSLESQTTIGYGVRSITEECPHAIFLLVAQLVITTLIEIFITGTFLAKIARPKKRAETIKFSHCAVISKQNGKLCLVIQVANMRKSLLIQCQLSGKLLQTHVTKEGERILLNQATVKFHVDSSSESPFLILPMTFYHVLDETSPLRDLTPQNLKEKEFELVVLLNATVESTSAVCQSRTSYIPEEIYWGFEFVPVVSLSKNGKYVADFSQFEQIRKSPDCTFYCADSEKQKLEEQYRQEDQRERELRSLLLQQSNV
- the Kcnj15 gene encoding ATP-sensitive inward rectifier potassium channel 15 isoform X3, producing the protein MDAIHIGMSSAPLVKHTNGVGLKAHRPRVMSKSGHSNVRIDKVDGIYLLYLQDLWTTVIDMKWRYKLTLFAATFVMTWFLFGVVYYAIAFIHGDLELGESNSNHTPCIMKVDSLTGAFLFSLESQTTIGYGVRSITEECPHAIFLLVAQLVITTLIEIFITGTFLAKIARPKKRAETIKFSHCAVISKQNGKLCLVIQVANMRKSLLIQCQLSGKLLQTHVTKEGERILLNQATVKFHVDSSSESPFLILPMTFYHVLDETSPLRDLTPQNLKEKEFELVVLLNATVESTSAVCQSRTSYIPEEIYWGFEFVPVVSLSKNGKYVADFSQFEQIRKSPDCTFYCADSEKQKLEEQYRQEDQRERELRSLLLQQSNV